TCATATATAATACCACTGTAGAGTATGTAATGTAAATAACATTTTTCCTGAGTGATAAAAAAAATTTGATGAATCAAATATTAAAATAGAAGGCAAACTCGAGCCTACATTTAACTTCCCCTAAGTTCGGCTATCTTCCTCTTGAGTTCAGAAATGTTCTTCTCACATAATTCATCCTTCCTTCGATCCTGAAGGAGGAAGGATAGCGCTCGCTCATAATATGATTTCGCTTCCTCTTTGTCCCCCCGTGCCTCTGCCGCTTCTCCCTTTTTGTAATTGACGATGAAAAGGACATAGTTCTTAAGCTGGTTATCCCTTATATTTTTTATCCCCATTTTCTTGGTGGTGGTAAGAAGTTCCCGGGAAGCCCAGAATATGAAGATAAAGAAGACAAAAAGGGCAACATAGAGTAACAAATTATTCATTTCAATCGCCTTGTTAGTTGATTTCCGCCCCTACTCCCCTTTATTTAGTATATCAAAGACAAGAGGTTTTAGGAAGAGGAATTTTCCTCCTTCTTTGCTCCTCTGATGATGAGGGTTATCTCTCCTCTTACCTTCTTCCCAGCCAGTTTCTCCTTTATAGATGAAATCCTTCCCCGGATTACCTCTTCATGAAGCTTAGTGAGTTCCCGGGCGAGCACCATTTCTCTATCGCCGAGTATTTCCTCCATCTCGGCGAGTGTCCGCTCGATCCGATGGGGTGCTTCGTAGAATATCAGGGTTGATGCGAGGTCCTTTAGTTCCTTAAGCCGTCGCTCTCGTTTCCCCTTTTTTCGAGGGAGAAAGCCCGAGAAGAAAAAGGAGTCGGTAGGGAGTCCGGATACCGATAGGGCGGCGATTACCGCACTTGCTCCAGGAATGGGGATGACTTCAATATCAGTTTCCGCTGCCCTTCGGACGAGGCGGTAACCCGGATCCGATATTCCCGGTGTTCCCGCATTGGAGACAAGGGCGATATCTTCCCCCTTGAGGAGGAGGTTTACCAGTTCCTCCGCTCGTTTTTCTTCGTTATGTTCGTGGTAGCTTATGAGCCTCGCTTTTATCTGGTAATGATTGAGGAGTTTCTTCGTCCATCTGGTATCTTCGGCGGCGATGAACGATACCTTGGAGAGAACCTTGATCGCCCGGTAGGTGATATCCTCGAGATTTCCTATCGGGGTTGCCACCACATAGAGCCGTCCTCTATTCATCTTCGTCGGTGAGCTTTATTTCTCCCTTATATCTCATATGGACGAGCTCCATCTTCGCTTCCTCAAGCATTTCTCTGGATAGCTCATCGGGATACCCTTGGGCATAGATTATCTTCTTAATGCCAGCATTTATGAGCATCTTGGCACAGATGACACAGGGAAAGTTGGTGGTGTAAATAGTAGCGCCCTTGAGTACCACCCCCATTATCGCCGCCTGGATGATAGCGTTTTGCTCCGCATGAACCGCTCGACAAAGCTCCTGGTTTTGCCCCGAGGGTATGCCGAGTTTCTCCCTTAAGCAACCAACCTCCTCACAGTGACGGAGACCGGTTGGGGGACCGTTGTAGCCAGTGGTGAGGATCCTCTTATCGCGCACTATCACCGCTCCTACCTTCCTCCTCAGACAGGTGGACCGGGTAGCCACTAAATGGGCTATCTCCATAAAGTATTCATCCCATGAGGGTCTTCCCATCTCCTCTTCCTCAGCTGAGCTGGAAACAGCGCTTCACCCCATCACAGCCCTTTATCCGAAGCTCGTAGAGGGGGAAACGGGCGCAGAGCGATTTCACCTCCTCCCTTACTTCAGCTATCTTCCGCTCGTTCTTCGGGTCTTTAAGGACTTCGGTGATTAGATCGGCGATAAGCTCCATCTCTTTCTCCTTCATTCCTCGGGTGGTGACTGCCGGGGTACCTAACCTTATCCCTGAGGCGATGAACGGCTTGTTCTTATCGAAGGGGATGGTATTCTTGTTCACCGTGATCCCCGCCTTTTCCAGGGCATTCTGTGCCTCTTTACCCGTAATACCTCGTTCGAAGACATCGACCAGCATCATATGGTTGTCCGTTCCCCCGGACACCAGGCGGAAGCCGTTCTTCATCATCCGTGCAGCAAGTGCCCTGGCGTTTTTTACTATCTGCCGCTGGTACTCCCGGAACTCTTCGCTCTCCGCCTCCTTAAAGCAGACCGCCTTCGCTGCGATGATGTTCATCAACGGTCCTCCTTGTATTCCGGGAAAGACCTTTTTATCGAGCTCACTGGCGAACTCCTCTTGGCAGAGAATCATCCCCCCACGCGGTCCCCTGAGCGTTTTATGGGTGGTAGTGGTGACAAAATGGGCGTAAGGCACCGGGCTTGGATGCTCTCCCGCTACCACCAACCCCGCGATATGGGCAATATCCGCCATAACTAATGCCCCTACTTTATCCGCTATCTCCCGTACCCGTTTGAAATCGATTATCCGAGGATAGGCGCTTGCCCCCACCTCAATTATCTTCGGCTTATGCTTCTTCGCCAGGTCCTCCATTTGGTCGTAATCTATCTCCTCAGTTCTCGGATCCACCCCGTAGGCGACCACATTGTACATAAACCCGGAGAAGTTGAGCGGATGTCCGTGGGAGAGGTGCCCTCCATGGGTGAGGTTCATCCCGAGGAATGTATCCCCCGGCTTGAGGACGGTGAAGTAAACTGCCATATTTGCCTGGGTTCCGGAATGGGGCTGTACATTGGCATGTTCCGCTTTAAAGAGTTTCTTCGCTCGTTCGATGGCAAGCGATTCCACGATGTCGTAGTTTTCACAGCCCCCATAGTAGCGCCTCCCAGGATAGCCCTCAGCGTACTTATTGGTGAATACAGAACCCAGAGCCTCAAGCACTGCTTCGCTTGCGAAGTTTTCCGAGGCGATCAGCTCAATGGTGGTGGCCTGGCGAATGACCTCGTTGTGAAGGGCTTTAGCCACCTCAGGGTCTACAGTAAATAGGTTTTTTAACATCTTCACCCCCTTATTTTCCTTCCAATTGATGCATCAGGTTGATCCTTTTTTCGTGCCTTCCTCCGGCAAATTCGGTAGCAAGGAAGACACGGACGATCTCTTCTGCCATCTCCCTTCCGATTATCCTACCCCCCATACAGAGGATGTTGGCGTTGTTGTGTTCTCGGGAAAGGCGGGCGGAAAATGGTTCGTGACAGAGGGCAGCACGGACACCAGGTACCTTGTTCGCTACCATAGACATCCCGATGCCCGAGCCGCAAATGAGGATCCCAAGGTCCGCTTTCCCCTCGGCAACCGCTCGAGCAACCCTCTCCCCGAAGACCGGATAGTCGACCCGCTCCTCGGAGTTGGTTCCCATATCGATGACCTCATTCCCCAACTCGAGAAGAAAGCTTTTTATATACTCCTTCAACCGGAAGCCGGCGTGATCGGCACCAATTACTATCTTCATCTTCCCTCCTTTCAGAAAAGGTTTCTTCCCGATGCTGAAGTGGTTAATCGTTCATACTCCTTGAGGGCATACTCATCCGACATCCCCGCGATGTGGTCCGCGAGGAGTCGAATGAACCTAACATCCCTCTGGTATTTTTTGATCTCCCGGGTAAGTTTATCCCTTGGGAGATCACGGATGAAGATAACGCCCCCCTCCTCCTTCATTCGAAGAAGCACATAATCCTCGAGGAGGAGCGGATTTTTATAATAAGTGGCAAAAAGGGAGGCTATCACATTTTTTGCCCGGTAATCCGCCCGGCTCACGGTAAGGGAGTTTATTATCTCCCGGGATACAAAAGAGGAAAGTTCGCCAAAGAGCTTCTTCACTCTGGGGGAGAACTCCACCGTTTCCTCTTTCACTTTCTCCCTCTTCTGATAGAAATCTTCGCTCGTTCTCACTCCTTCTCGTTCGCACCATTCGTCTATCCTCTTTCCTGAGGCGCAGATAATGTCGGTCACCAGGAGATGGATCATTCCCCTTATGAGGACATTCTCCCTTAAAAATCTGGAGGGGGTGTTGCGGTATGCCCCCTTTACCCTTCCGATCACCTCCCGGCTGATAGCGAGTTCCTCCACCCTGGCGAGCTCGACTATTCCTGCTCTCATCCCATCCTCAAGGTCATGGATCTTTTGGGCGACTTCGTCAGCGATGGCTACCGCTTGTGCTTCAAAGAAGGAAGGCATTCCCAGATTTAGCCCCCCTTCATATAGATCGGGGTAGATTATCCCTGACTCCAAGGGGGTATGTTTCAATATGCCCTCCCTCACCGCATCGGTTAGATTGAGCCCCGGATGGTGGTAGCGCCTTTCGAGGATATCGACCACCCTCAGACTTTGATAGTTGTGTTTGAACCCTCCTGCTTTTTTGAGGCTCTCCTTGTAAATGACACCGAGTGTCTCTTTCCCTCCCATAACCGCGGAGAGGATTATCTCCCCTGCTTTCCCGAACGGAGGCTGCCCGAGATCGTGGGCTAACGCTATTGCTTCTGTTAAATCCTCGTTCAGTCTTAGGCTCCTCGCCAGGGTCCTCGCTATCTGGCTCACCTCGATGGTATGGGTAAGACGAGTGCGATGGTGATCACCCCCATAGGGGACAAACACCTGGGTTT
This sequence is a window from Acidobacteriota bacterium. Protein-coding genes within it:
- a CDS encoding serine hydroxymethyltransferase, with protein sequence MLKNLFTVDPEVAKALHNEVIRQATTIELIASENFASEAVLEALGSVFTNKYAEGYPGRRYYGGCENYDIVESLAIERAKKLFKAEHANVQPHSGTQANMAVYFTVLKPGDTFLGMNLTHGGHLSHGHPLNFSGFMYNVVAYGVDPRTEEIDYDQMEDLAKKHKPKIIEVGASAYPRIIDFKRVREIADKVGALVMADIAHIAGLVVAGEHPSPVPYAHFVTTTTHKTLRGPRGGMILCQEEFASELDKKVFPGIQGGPLMNIIAAKAVCFKEAESEEFREYQRQIVKNARALAARMMKNGFRLVSGGTDNHMMLVDVFERGITGKEAQNALEKAGITVNKNTIPFDKNKPFIASGIRLGTPAVTTRGMKEKEMELIADLITEVLKDPKNERKIAEVREEVKSLCARFPLYELRIKGCDGVKRCFQLS
- the rpiB gene encoding ribose 5-phosphate isomerase B, which gives rise to MKIVIGADHAGFRLKEYIKSFLLELGNEVIDMGTNSEERVDYPVFGERVARAVAEGKADLGILICGSGIGMSMVANKVPGVRAALCHEPFSARLSREHNNANILCMGGRIIGREMAEEIVRVFLATEFAGGRHEKRINLMHQLEGK
- the dgt gene encoding dNTP triphosphohydrolase; this translates as MKKDPLYYTKEILEQREEELLAPYAMKSARAKRRYPEEVEGRKFDYRTSFQHDRDRIIHSRAFRRLKHKTQVFVPYGGDHHRTRLTHTIEVSQIARTLARSLRLNEDLTEAIALAHDLGQPPFGKAGEIILSAVMGGKETLGVIYKESLKKAGGFKHNYQSLRVVDILERRYHHPGLNLTDAVREGILKHTPLESGIIYPDLYEGGLNLGMPSFFEAQAVAIADEVAQKIHDLEDGMRAGIVELARVEELAISREVIGRVKGAYRNTPSRFLRENVLIRGMIHLLVTDIICASGKRIDEWCEREGVRTSEDFYQKREKVKEETVEFSPRVKKLFGELSSFVSREIINSLTVSRADYRAKNVIASLFATYYKNPLLLEDYVLLRMKEEGGVIFIRDLPRDKLTREIKKYQRDVRFIRLLADHIAGMSDEYALKEYERLTTSASGRNLF
- the rsmI gene encoding 16S rRNA (cytidine(1402)-2'-O)-methyltransferase, whose protein sequence is MNRGRLYVVATPIGNLEDITYRAIKVLSKVSFIAAEDTRWTKKLLNHYQIKARLISYHEHNEEKRAEELVNLLLKGEDIALVSNAGTPGISDPGYRLVRRAAETDIEVIPIPGASAVIAALSVSGLPTDSFFFSGFLPRKKGKRERRLKELKDLASTLIFYEAPHRIERTLAEMEEILGDREMVLARELTKLHEEVIRGRISSIKEKLAGKKVRGEITLIIRGAKKEENSSS
- a CDS encoding dCMP deaminase family protein, whose protein sequence is MGRPSWDEYFMEIAHLVATRSTCLRRKVGAVIVRDKRILTTGYNGPPTGLRHCEEVGCLREKLGIPSGQNQELCRAVHAEQNAIIQAAIMGVVLKGATIYTTNFPCVICAKMLINAGIKKIIYAQGYPDELSREMLEEAKMELVHMRYKGEIKLTDEDE